The following are encoded in a window of Brevibacillus sp. DP1.3A genomic DNA:
- a CDS encoding acetylornithine deacetylase, which yields MSSVDRLTEAVESIASRKEELFTLLAELVSHPTVSPPARNSDAAQGVITNRLQAMGFEVDRWTVYPGDDNIVGRLSGSASSQANSLIVNGHIDVAEVGDDTGWIYPPFALTHGKDGRLYGRGVADMKGGLAASLFAIQILREHGIELQGDLLFQSVIGEEAGEAGTLVAIERGYQADYAVVVDTSNLQMQGQGGVITGWITIESPTTLHDGMRAQTIHAGGRVRGASAIEKMTKVITALQELERDWAVMKSYPGFPAGSNTINPAVIEGGRHAAFIADRCALWITVHFYPNESHEEIIREIEDHVGRAAAADLWLRDNPPTFRWGGRSMIEERGEIFPSLELDTKHPGLATLQTAYESHMHQAPIVNMSPTVTDAGWFAHGGIPAVLFGPGELTHAHAVDESIDPDQLVHFAQIMARFIATWCNTPKEAKE from the coding sequence TTGAGTAGCGTGGATCGACTGACAGAAGCGGTAGAATCGATTGCCAGCCGCAAAGAAGAGCTATTCACTTTATTGGCAGAGCTCGTTTCTCATCCGACTGTGAGTCCTCCCGCGCGAAACAGCGATGCCGCACAAGGAGTAATTACCAACAGACTGCAAGCGATGGGATTCGAGGTCGATCGCTGGACGGTATATCCAGGAGACGACAATATCGTCGGTCGGTTATCAGGGAGTGCCTCTTCACAGGCAAACAGCTTGATTGTCAACGGGCATATCGATGTGGCTGAAGTCGGAGATGACACGGGGTGGATCTATCCACCTTTTGCTCTGACACATGGCAAGGATGGGCGCCTGTACGGCCGTGGTGTTGCTGATATGAAAGGTGGACTCGCAGCGAGCTTGTTTGCGATTCAAATACTGCGCGAACACGGAATCGAGCTCCAAGGTGATCTGCTCTTTCAATCCGTCATCGGAGAAGAAGCAGGTGAAGCGGGTACATTGGTAGCTATTGAGCGTGGCTATCAGGCTGACTACGCCGTTGTAGTGGATACGAGCAATCTCCAAATGCAAGGGCAGGGCGGGGTCATTACAGGCTGGATCACGATTGAGAGTCCGACGACGCTGCATGACGGAATGCGCGCACAGACGATTCATGCAGGCGGACGCGTTCGGGGAGCTTCTGCCATTGAAAAAATGACGAAGGTCATCACCGCTCTACAGGAGCTGGAGCGGGACTGGGCTGTCATGAAGTCCTACCCCGGCTTCCCGGCAGGAAGTAATACGATCAATCCCGCAGTCATCGAGGGAGGTCGTCACGCTGCGTTCATCGCAGACCGTTGCGCTCTATGGATTACCGTTCATTTTTATCCGAACGAATCCCACGAAGAGATTATTCGAGAAATCGAGGATCACGTCGGGCGTGCAGCTGCAGCTGATCTTTGGCTGAGAGACAATCCTCCAACATTCCGGTGGGGTGGACGTTCGATGATTGAGGAGCGCGGTGAAATCTTCCCTTCACTGGAGTTGGATACGAAACATCCGGGGTTAGCAACGCTGCAAACCGCATATGAAAGTCACATGCATCAAGCGCCTATCGTTAATATGTCGCCTACGGTGACCGATGCAGGCTGGTTTGCGCATGGAGGCATTCCGGCTGTACTATTCGGACCTGGTGAGTTAACGCATGCACATGCCGTTGATGAATCGATTGATCCTGACCAGCTCGTTCATTTTGCCCAGATCATGGCCCGATTTATTGCCACCTGGTGCAATACCCCAAAGGAAGCGAAGGAGTGA
- the tenA gene encoding thiaminase II yields the protein MTTFTERLRKSVAPIWERVHQHPFVTGLGDGSLPVGAFKYYMKQDYIYLIDYAKMFAIASVKAYDLETSSRFAALQESTLNTEMELHRQYAERFGISRAELEATEPSFVMLGYTSYMLRVAHQGSLAELVSALLPCTWSYWEIGKRLAQVEGALDHELYGEWVRMYSSDEFGQLAIWLIDIMNQLSEGKSEQELAKLEEYFVNTSKMEYMFWDMSYREEMWPWENN from the coding sequence ATGACAACCTTTACAGAGCGTTTGAGAAAAAGTGTAGCCCCAATCTGGGAGCGTGTTCATCAACATCCTTTCGTCACCGGACTCGGCGATGGCAGCCTGCCCGTTGGTGCATTCAAATATTACATGAAACAAGACTACATCTATCTGATTGATTACGCGAAAATGTTCGCGATTGCGAGCGTGAAGGCGTACGATCTGGAAACAAGCTCTCGCTTCGCTGCTTTGCAAGAATCGACGCTGAACACCGAGATGGAGCTGCATCGTCAGTATGCCGAGCGCTTTGGTATCTCTCGCGCGGAGCTGGAAGCGACAGAGCCTTCGTTTGTGATGCTCGGGTACACCAGCTACATGCTGCGTGTCGCTCATCAAGGGTCGTTGGCAGAATTGGTGAGTGCCCTGCTCCCATGCACGTGGAGCTATTGGGAGATCGGCAAGCGTTTGGCTCAAGTAGAAGGGGCGCTGGATCACGAACTGTACGGTGAATGGGTACGCATGTACAGCTCCGATGAGTTTGGGCAGCTGGCGATCTGGCTGATTGATATCATGAACCAATTGTCGGAAGGAAAGAGCGAGCAAGAGCTGGCCAAACTGGAAGAGTATTTTGTCAATACCTCCAAAATGGAGTACATGTTCTGGGACATGTCCTACAGAGAGGAAATGTGGCCGTGGGAGAACAACTAG
- a CDS encoding ABC transporter ATP-binding protein — translation MGEQLAFADVSFSYGDKQILDHFDLRVEKGEFVSLIGPSGIGKSTLFQLIAGLLEPGQGEIRLGSVPVANRLGQVGYMPQRDLLMPWRTIVENAALPLEIKGMTKKEAHERVRQQLPRYGLQDWADSYPAQLSGGMRQRVSFLRALFSGAEMMLLDEPFSALDGITRMDMQEWLMEKWQETGSTMLMITHDIDEAILLADRIIVLSGSPITKPIELTVPVSRPRTASSRNQAGFLALREQIWELLRQERQAAMKPLRREA, via the coding sequence GTGGGAGAACAACTAGCTTTCGCCGACGTCAGCTTTTCGTATGGCGACAAGCAGATTCTAGATCATTTTGATCTGCGTGTGGAAAAAGGGGAGTTCGTTAGCTTGATCGGTCCGAGCGGGATTGGGAAAAGCACCTTGTTTCAACTCATCGCAGGTCTTCTTGAGCCGGGACAAGGCGAAATCAGGCTCGGAAGTGTACCAGTAGCAAATCGTTTGGGGCAGGTCGGCTATATGCCCCAACGCGATCTGCTCATGCCATGGCGTACGATTGTCGAAAATGCAGCTTTGCCGCTAGAAATCAAAGGTATGACGAAAAAAGAAGCGCATGAGCGTGTCAGACAGCAATTGCCTAGGTACGGGCTTCAGGATTGGGCTGACAGCTATCCAGCCCAGCTTTCTGGTGGAATGCGTCAGCGAGTTTCCTTTTTGCGCGCGTTGTTTTCTGGTGCAGAGATGATGCTATTGGATGAGCCGTTTAGTGCATTGGATGGAATTACGAGAATGGACATGCAAGAGTGGCTGATGGAAAAGTGGCAGGAAACAGGCAGTACGATGCTGATGATTACACATGACATCGACGAAGCCATTTTACTTGCAGATCGTATTATCGTGCTTTCAGGTAGTCCGATCACCAAGCCGATCGAATTAACCGTTCCGGTGAGCAGACCGCGAACGGCGAGCAGCCGCAACCAAGCTGGATTTTTGGCATTGCGTGAACAAATTTGGGAACTGCTTCGACAGGAGCGCCAAGCAGCAA